The following are encoded together in the Pungitius pungitius chromosome 7, fPunPun2.1, whole genome shotgun sequence genome:
- the usp24 gene encoding ubiquitin carboxyl-terminal hydrolase 24 isoform X1 produces the protein METEEEQHITTLLCMGFPDPDVIRKALRLAKNDINEAVALLTNESPGLGYGYEPMESGPAPGVGSTGDVETTGRTGTGGFDPPPAYHDVVDSERSNDENGNCSGESMEFPTTNLYELESRVFTDHWSIPYKREESLGKCLIASTSLARHGLADADENCKRFTDRCMPEAFKKLLTSSAVHKWGTEIHEGIYNMLMLLVELVAERVKQDPVPVNLMGVLTMAFNPDNEYHFKNRMKACQRNWAEVFGEESNMFAVSPSNAYQKEPHGWLVDLVNRFGELGGFTAIQEKLNADEIEIACVSALVQPLGVGAEYLNSSLVQPMLDPVIHKMITYVQNLEEKDLKDKRLVSIPDLLSAIKLLCMRFQRELVTVVDDLRLDTLLRMLKTPHFSTKMNSLKEVTKLIEESTVSKTVKNAIDTDKLLDWLVENSVLSIALEGNIDQAQYCERIKGIIELLGSKLSLDELSKIWKIQAGQSSTVIENIHTIIAAAAVKFSSDQLTHLFVLIQKSWEVESDRVRQKLLSLIGRIGREARSEATTGKVLEVLWDLAHLPSLPTSLVQQALEEHLGILSDAYAVKEAVKRGYIIKCIEDIKKTHSQEDDSQSSFLTATWGKKKANSVAKASQQSSPQAVWVVPALRQLHEITRSFIKQTYQKQDKSIIQDLKKNFEIVKLITGSLVCCHRLAVTAAGNNGLSGSTLVDGRYTYQEYLDSHLRFLAFFLQEASLYLVWNRAKELWECLVSGPDVCELDREMCFEWFTKGQHDLESDVQQQLFKEKILKLEPYEITMNGFNLFKTFFENVNLCDHRLKRQGTQLCVERLDLAGMDFIWRIAMETPDEEIANEAIQLIITYSYTNLNPKMKKDSVSLHKKFIADCYKRLEAASSALGGPTLTHAVTRATKMLTATAMPTVATSVQSPSRYRGGFGSTKLVIIERLLLLAERYVLTIEDLYSAPRTILPHGASFNGHPVTLHITYESTKDTFTLETHSNETIGSIRWKISEHLSCPVDNVQIFANDSVLTMNRDQKLLSQLGFSDEQTLTVKSSGTGTPSGSSESSASASSSSSSAVFNSAYALEQEKSLPGVVMALVCNVFEMLYQLANLDETRITLRVRKLLLLIPTDPEVQDALDNFVPKESSVWSHQKTLFQATGSRSPSMSSKQQHQPSAASILESLFRSSAPGMSTFRVLYNLEVLSSKLMPTSDDEMAKTSSKSFCENFLKAGGLSLVVNVMQRDSIPSEVDYETRQGVYSICLQLARFLLVGQSMPSVLDDDVIRDGESLSSRPFRNAGRAGRQLSLCGTPEKSSYRQMSLSERSSIRVEEIVPAARVAIQTMEVGDFTSTVACFMRLTWAAAAGRLDLVGSPQPIRETHSTLLPQGVRTRVSSTGSNCSSSSEGENTPTALHAGICVRQQCVSIKDTIIAREALSLLVTCLQLRCQQLCSFYNLPSVNDFIIDVLLGSPSGEIRRVACDQLYTLSQTDTSAFNEVQKPNLFLISVVLTAQLPLWSPTSIMRGVNQRLLSQCTEYFDLRCQLLDDLTTSEMEVLKVSAATMLEDEISWLDNFEPSWSSEMETSEADNILLAGHLRLIKTLLSLCGSDKEHLGASLIQQLLDDFLFRASRIIINSSNPTPSPAPPSHDFHPKYDTCSTASSRLAAYEVLVMLADSSLSNLRLITRELMSMHHQSDPSLCKEFDYLPPVESRSVSGFVGLKNGGATCYMNAVFQQLYMQPGLPEAFLSIEEDTDQPEESVFYQVQSLFGHLMESKLQYYIPENFWKIFKMWNKELYVREQQDAYEFFTSLVDQLDEHLKQKMGREQIFKNTFQGIFSDQKICKDCPHRYEREETFMALNLGVTSCQSLEISLDQFVRGEVLEGSNAYYCEKCKEKRTTVKRTCIKSLPSVLCIHLMRFGFDWESGRSIKYDEQIRFPWVLNMEPYTVSGMARQDCSGEAGEGRGEGPSGGSPRKKVTISENYELVGVVVHSGQAHAGHYYSFIKDRRGSARGRWYKFNDNVVEEFDMNDETLEYECFGGEYRPKVYDQSNPYPDVRRRYWNAYMLFYQKISDQNSPVLPKKSRVSIMRQEAEDLTLSAPSSPDVSPQSSPRPPRANNDRLTLLTRLVRKGEKKGLFVEKMPASIYQMVRDENLKFMKNRDVYNSDYFNFTLSLASVNATKLKHPDYQPMAKESLQLAVHFLFHTYLHTKKKLRVDTEEWMATVEVLLSKSREACQWMVQYLVGPEGREITRVCLLECSVREVRVVVASILEKTLESALHFGDPGVDDLTDTLLSLLDKDVPENVKNCAQYFGLFSSFAQQGCGPCQLLLKHSAYRRMLVFLLGPNRQNNQNRRWSPAQAREFLHLHSALALITLHCDLNPQRTEAPGGFVLRVSCVPASTELLPLHADILASLFTPEGQPYLLEVMFAMRELSGPLSLLIEMVTYSSYCNEPFSLGVLQLLKTQLETAPPHELKNVFQMLQELLVMEDPLQTQRLKYAFESEKGLLALMHQSNNVDSRRCYQCVKFLVTLAQKCAPAKDYFKDLSGHWSWAVQWLQKKMTEHYWTPQSNVSNETSTNKTFQRTISAQDTLAYATALLNEKEQSGSSNGSDGSPANDGAERSLRQGSESPMMLGDSKSDLEDVDP, from the exons cGGAGCAACGATGAGAACGGGAACTGCTCGGGGGAAAGCATGGAGTTCCCCACCACCAACCTGTACGAGCTGGAGAGCCGGGTCTTCACCGACCACTGGTCCATTCCCTACAAGAGGGAGGAGTCCCTGGGGAAGTGTCTCATCGCGTCCACCAGCCTGGCCCGGCACg GTCTCGCTGACGCCGACGAGAACTGCAAGCGCTTCACGGACCGCTGCATGCCGGAGGCCTTCAAGAAG CTGCTGACCAGCAGCGCCGTGCACAAGTGGGGCACCGAGATCCACGAGGGCATCTACAAcatgctgatgctgctggtggagctggtggcAGAGCGAGTGAAGCAGGACCCGGTGCCCGTGAACCTGATGGGAGTCCTGACTATG GCCTTCAACCCGGATAACGAGTACCACTTCAAGAACCGCATGAAGGCCTGTCAGAGGAACTGGGCCGAGGTGTTTGGAGAGGAGTCCAACATGTTCGCCGTCTCCCCGAGCAACGCCTATCAgaaa GAGCCTCATGGCTGGCTGGTGGATCTTGTGAACCGA TTCGGGGAGCTGGGAGGATTCACGGCCATCCAGGAGAAGCTCAACGCGGACGAAATCGAGATCGCT TGCGTGTCGGCTCTGGTTCAGCCTCTCGGAGTCGGTGCTGAATATCTAAACTCCAGCCTTGTCCAG CCGATGCTCGACCCAGTCATCCATAAGATGATCACATACGTGCAGAACCTGGAGGAAAAGGACCTTAAAGACAAG CGCCTGGTGAGCATCCCGGACCTGCTGTCGGCCATCAAGCTGCTGTGCATGCGCTTCCAGAGGGAGCTGGTCACCGTGGTGGACGACCTGAGGCTGGACACTCTGCTGAGGATGCTCAAGACGCCCCACTTCTCCACCAAGATGAACTCCCTCAAAGAG GTGACGAAGCTGATCGAGGAGAGCACGGTGTCAAAGACGGTGAAGAACGCCATCGACACGGATAAGCTGCTGGACTGGCTGGTGGAGAACTCGGTCCTGTCAATCGCACTGGAGG GTAACATCGACCAGGCTCAGTACTGCGAGCGGATCAAAGGAATCATCGAGCTGCTGGGCAGCAAACTGTCGCTGGACGAGCTCTCCAAGATCTGGAAGATTCAG GCGGGTCAGTCATCGACTGTGATAGAAAACATCCACACCATCATCGCTGCTGCCGCCGTCAAGTTCAGCTCCGATCAGCTCACCCACCTCTTCGTCCTCATCCAGAAG AGCTGGGAGGTGGAGAGCGACCGCGTGAGGCAGAAGCTGCTCAGCCTCATCGGGAGGATCGGCAGGGAGGCTCGCTCTGAAGCCACCACGGGAAag GTGCTGGAGGTGCTGTGGGATCTGGCCCACCTCCCCAGTCTGCCCACCAGCCTGGTCCAGCAGGCGCTGGAGGAGCACCTGGGCATCCTGAGCGACGCGTACGCCGTCAAGGAGGCGGTGAAGCGCGGCTACATCATCAAATGCATCGAGGACATCAAGAAG ACTCACTCTCAGGAGGACGACTCTCAGAGCTCGTTTCTTACTGCCACTTGGGGCAAGAAGAAGGCAAACTCTGTGGCCAAA gccTCTCAGCAGAGCAGTCCTCAGGCGGTCTGGGTGGTTCCTGCTCTCCGTCAGCTGCATGAGATCACCCGTTCCTTCATCAAGCAGACCTATCAGAAGCAAGACAAG AGCATCATCCAGGACCTGAAGAAGAACTTTGAGATCGTGAAGCTGATCACGGGCTCCCTGGTGTGCTGCCATCGGCTGGCTGTGACCGCGGCGGGGAACAACGGGCTCTCCGGCTCCACCCTGGTGGACGGGCGCTACACCTACCAGGAG TACCTGGACAGCCACCTGCGCTTCCTGGCCTTCTTCCTGCAGGAGGCCAGCCTCTACCTGGTGTGGAACCGGGCCAAGGAGCTGTGGGAGTGCCTGGTCTCAGGGCCGGACGTCTGCGAGCTCGACCGCGAG ATGTGTTTCGAGTGGTTCACCAAAGGACAACACGACCTGGAGAGCgacgtccagcagcagctcttcaAGGAGAAGATCCTGAAGCTGGAGCCCTACGAGATCACCATGAACG GCTTCAATCTGTTCAAGACCTTCTTCGAGAACGTTAATCTGTGCGACCATCGCCTCAAACGCCAGGGAACTCAGctg TGCGTGGAGCGCCTCGACCTGGCGGGGATGGATTTTATCTGGcgcatcgccatggaaacccccGACGAAGAGATCGCCAACGAGGCGATCCAGCTCATCATCACATACAGCTACACCAACCTCAACCCCAAGATGAAGAAG GACTCGGTTTCTTTGCACAAGAAGTTCATCGCTGATTGTTACAAGCGACTCGAG gcaGCCAGCTCAGCCCTCGGCGGGCCTACTCTGACGCACGCCGTTACCCGGGCAACCAAGATGCTGACTGCCACCGCCATGCCGACGGTGGCCACGTCTGTACAGTCTCCATCCAGGTACAGAGGGGGGTTTGG atccaCCAAGCTGGTGATCATTGagagactgctgctgctggctgagcGCTACGTCCTCACTATCGAG GACCTGTACTCGGCTCCTCGCACTATTCTACCTCACGGGGCCTCGTTCAACGGACACCCCGTCACCCTGCACATCACCTACGAGTCAACCAAAGACACCTTCACCTTAGAG acCCACAGCAATGAGACCATAGGAAGTATCCGGTGGAAGATATCGGAGCATCTGAGCTGTCCTGTGGACAACGTCCAGATCTTTGCCAATGACAGCGTG ttGACCATGAACCGGGACCAGAAGCTGCTCTCCCAGCTGGGCTTCAGTGACGAGCAGACCCTGACGGTGAAGAGCTCGGGCACCGGCACCCCCTCCGGAAGCTCTGAGTCCTCGGCgtcggcctccagcagctccagctccgcCGTCTTCAACTCGGCCTACGCCCTGGAGCAG GAGAAGTCTCTGCCCGGAGTGGTGATGGCTTTGGTGTGCAACGTGTTTGAGATGCTTTACCAGCTGGCGAACCTCGATGAGAccag GATCACCCTCCGCGtgaggaagctgctgctgctgatcccAACAGATCCTGAAGTGCAGGACGCGCTCGACAACTTTGTTCCCAAAGAATCCAGCGTCTGGAGCCACCAG AAGACACTGTTCCAGGCCACAGGCTCTCGTTCCCCGTCCATGTCCtccaagcagcagcaccagcccAGTGCTGCATCCATCCTGGAGTCCCTCTTCAGGTCCTCGGCCCCGGGCATGTCCACCTTCAGAGTGCTGTACAACctggag GTGCTGAGCTCGAAGCTCATGCCCACGTCGGACGATGAGATGGCGAAAACCAGCAGCAAGTCGTTCTGTGAGAACTTCCTCAAAGCCGGAGGCCTCAG tcTGGTGGTGAATGTGATGCAGAGAGACTCCATCCCATCAGAGGTCGACTACGAGACCAGACAAGGAGTCTACTCCATCTGCCTTCAGCTGGCCAg GTTTCTTCTGGTTGGCCAGAGCATGCCTTCGGTGCTggacgatgatgtcatcagggacGGCGAGTCGCTGTCCTCCCGTCCGTTCCGTAACGCCGGGCGGGCGGGGCGACAGCTGTCTCTGTGCGGGACTCCGGAGAAGTCGTCCTACCGCCAGATGTCTCTGTCCGAGCGCTCCTCCATCAGGGTGGAGGAGATCGTCCCGGCAGCTCGCGTCGCCattcag ACCATGGAGGTGGGCGACTTCACCTCCACCGTGGCCTGCTTCATGCGTCTCACCTGGGCTGCTGCAGCCGGCCGGTTGGACCTGGTCGGCAgccctcagccaatcagagagaccCACAGCACCCTCCTGCCGCAGGGGGTCCGCACCAGAGTCAGCAGCACAG gGAGTAACTGCAGCTCCAGCAGTGAGGGGGAGAACACGCCAACAGcgttgcatgctgggatatgtgTGAGACAGCAGTGCGTTTCCATCAAAGACACCATCATCGCCCGGGAAGCTCTGTCACTGCTGGTCACATGTCTGCAGCTACGCTGTCAGCAGCTGT gTTCTTTTTACAACCTTCCCTCCGTCAACGATTTCATCATCGATGTCCTGCTGGGATCTCCCAGCGGAGAg ATCCGCCGCGTGGCGTGTGACCAGCTCTACACGCTGAGCCAGACGGACACATCGGCCTTCAACGAAGTCCAGAAGCCCAACTTGTTCCTCATCTCAGTGGTCCTCACCGCCCAGCTGCCGCTGTGGAGCCCTACTTCCATCATGAGGGGGGTCAACCAGag GTTGTTGTCCCAATGCACCGAGTACTTTGACCTGAGATGCCAGCTTCTGGACGACCTGACGA CCTCGGAGATGGAGGTGTTGAAGGTGAGCGCTGCCACCATGTTGGAGGACGAGATCTCCTGGCTCGACAACTTCGAGCCCAGCTGGAGCTCTGAGATGGAGACCAGCGAGGCGGACAACATCCTGCTGGCGGGACACCTGCGGCTCATCAAGACGCTGCTGTCCCTCTGCGGCAGCGACAAGGAGCACCTCG GAGCATCTCTCATCCAGCAGTTGTTGGACGACTTCCTGTTTCGAGCCTCGCGCATCATCATCAACAGTTCCAACCCGACGCCCTCGCCGGCCCCCCCCAGCCACGACTTCCACCCGAAGTACGACAC gtgcaGCACGGCCAGCAGCAGGCTGGCGGCCTACGAGGTGCTGGTGATGCTGGCCGACAGCTCGCTGTCCAACCTGCGCCTCATCACCAGAGAGCTCATGTCCATGCACCACCAGTCGGACCCGTCCCTCTGCAAGGAGTTCGAC taCCTCCCCCCCGTGGAGAGCCGGTCCGTCTCAGGCTTTGTGGGGTTGAAGAACGGCGGAGCCACGTGCTACATGAACGCTGTGTTTCAGCAGCTCTACATGCAGCCCGGCCTTCCAGAG GCCTTCCTGTCCATCGAGGAGGACACGGATCAGCCGGAGGAGAGCGTCTTCTACCAGGTCCAGTCTCTGTTCGGCCACCTGATGGAGAGCAAGCTGCAGTACTACATCCCTGAGAACTTCTGGAAG ATCTTCAAGATGTGGAACAAGGAGTTATACGTGAGAGAGCAGCAGGATGCTTACGAGTTCTTCACCAGCCTGGTGGACCAGCTGGACGAGCATCtcaag cagaaaATGGGTCGGGAACAGATCTTCAAAAACACGTTTCAGGGAATCTTCTCCGACCAGAAGATCTGTAAAGACTGTCCTCACCG GTACGAGCGAGAAGAAACCTTCATGGCGTTGAACCTCGGCGTGACGTCCTGCCAAAGCCTTGAGATCTCGCTGGACCAGTTTGTGAGGGGCGAGGTGCTGGAGGGCAGCAACGCCTACTACTGCGAGAAGTGCAAGGAGAAG AGGACCACCGTGAAGAGGACCTGCATCAAGTCCCTGCCCAGCGTCCTCTGCATCCACCTCATGCGCTTCGGCTTCGACTGGGAGAGCGGACGCTCCATCAAATACGACGAGCAGATCCGG TTCCCCTGGGTGCTGAACATGGAGCCCTACACCGTCTCGGGGATGGCCCGTCAGGACTGCAGCGGAGAGGCCGGCGAGGGGCGGGGCGAGGGCCCCTCGGGGGGCTCGCCCAGGAAGAAGGTCACCATCTCGGAGAACTACGAGCTGGTGGGGGTCGTGGTCCACAGCGGGCAGGCGCACGCCGGTCACTACTACTCCTTCATTAAGGACAGACG AGGCAGCGCTCGGGGACGTTGGTACAAGTTCAACGacaacgtggtggaggagttcgACATGAACGACGAAACCTTGGAGTACGAATGCTTTGGTGGAGAGTACCGGCCCAAAGTTTACGACCAAT CCAATCCGTACCCCGACGTGCGGAGGAGGTACTGGAACGCCTACATGTTGTTCTATCAGAAGATCAGCGACCAGAACTCTCCCGTCCTGCCCAAGAAGAGCCGAGTGAGCATCATGAGGCAGGAGGCCGAGGACCTGACCCT gtctgccccctcctcccccgacgTGTCCCCCCagtcctccccccgccccccccgggccAACAATGACCGCCTCACCCTCCTCACCCGCCTGGTCCGCAAGGGGGAGAAGAAGGGTCTGTTTGTGGAGAAGATGCCTGCAAGCATCTATCAG ATGGTGAGAGACGAGAACCTGAAGTTCATGAAGAACCGAGACGTCTACAACAGCGACTACTTCAACTTCACCCTATCTCTGGCCTCCGTCAACGCG ACGAAGCTGAAGCATCCCGACTACCAGCCGATGGCCAAAGAGAGTCTTCAGCTGGccgttcacttcctgtttcacaccTACCTTCACACCAAGAAGAAGCTCCG gGTGGACACGGAGGAGTGGATGGCGACGGTGGAGGTGCTGCTGTCTAAGAGCCGCGAGGCGTGTCAGTGGATGGTCCAGTACCTGGTGGGACCGGAGGGCCGCGAGATCACCAG ggtgtGCCTGCTGGAGTGCAGCGTGAGGGAGGTGCGGGTGGTGGTGGCCTCCATCCTGGAGAAGACCCTGGAGAGCGCCCTCCACTTCGGGGACCCAGGGGTGGACGACCTGACGGACACGCTGCTCTCTCTGCTGGACAAAGACGTCCCGGAGAACGTGAAGAACTGCGCGCAGTACTTCGGCCTCTTCAGCAGCTTCGCCCAGCAG GGGTGCGGCCCGtgtcagctgctgctgaagcaCTCTGCGTATCGCCGGATGCTCGTCTTCCTGCTGGGACCCAACCGGCAGAACAACCAG AACCGGCGGTGGAGTCCGGCTCAGGCTCGTGagttcctccacctccacagcGCTCTGGCCCTCATCACGCTGCACTGCGACCTCAACCCCCAACGGACCGagg ctCCAGGAGGGTTCGTACTGCGTGTGAGCTGCGTCCCGGCCTCCACTGAGCTCCTCCCCCTGCACGCCGACATCCTGGCATCGCTCTTCACTCCAGAGGGACAGCCTTACCTTCTGGAG GTGATGTTTGCCATGCGGGAGTTGTCGGGGCCGCTCTCGCTCCTCATAGAGATGGTGACCTACTCTTCATACTGTAACGAGCCCTTCTCCCTCggtgtgctgcagctgctgaag ACGCAGCTGGAGACGGCTCCGCCCCACGAACTCAAGAACGTCTTCCAgatgctgcaggagctgctg GTGATGGAAGATCCTCTGCAGACACAGAGACTCAAGTATGCCTTTGAGTCGGAGAAAGGCCTTCTAG ctttgATGCACCAGAGCAACAACGTGGACAGCCGGCGCTGCTACCAGTGTGTCAAGTTCCTGGTCACGTTGGCCCAGAA gtgtGCTCCAGCCAAAGATTACTTCAAGGACCTTTCTGGTCACTGGAGCTGGGCGGTGCAGTGGCTGCAGAAGAAG ATGACTGAACATTACTGGACTCCACAGAGCAACGTCTCCAATGAGACGTCCACCAACAAGACCTTCCAGCGCACCATCTCTGCACAG GATACGCTGGCCTACGCCACGGCGCTGCTCAACGAGAAGGAGCAGTCCGGCAGCAGCAACGGCTCCGACGGCAGCCCGGCCAACGACGGCGCCGAGCGCAGCCTCCGTCAG GGGTCGGAGTCTCCCATGATGCTCGGCGATTCAAAGAGCGACCTTGAAGATGTCGACCCCTAG